A segment of the Trifolium pratense cultivar HEN17-A07 linkage group LG7, ARS_RC_1.1, whole genome shotgun sequence genome:
TAAATTTACTAGATAACTTCCTTTTTTCTATATCTTTAGATGAAAATTGAAACCATCTACAAAAATGACCTTAGTCTGATTTGGTAAAAGCAATTGTACCACCATGAATATAGTACATATGCTACACATGATTTTGAATTAATCATGATTATATATGTGTGTTTCTAGAGTATGTGTATATGACTCTTTTGTTTGATGATAAATCCGTCACGATTATTTGTTTTGGGATTTGGCTTTGTCATTTGGTTATGAAGATGGTATTGTTATGGTCTATGGTTTTTTCTAAAATTGGGGATTGATATGCCAATCTCTAAAGTTGTTAATTTTCCTTCTCTTCACTGCTATAAAAAGAAGAGGCACATTAAGCCTTTTTCTCTCAACAACtttgttgttttcaattttatgtCGCAAGCCTTTATTGAATACTAAGAAACCATGTGTAGTATTGTTGATGAATTTATTCTATGATGATTAATCCTTTTTGCAATGTGCAGAGGCTGCTCTAGGTAGTAGAAAAAGGAATTCAATGGAAGCTTTTGATAAGGTAAAAATTTGCTCCCTTTAAAAATGGTTTGATcacaaatgaattttttttgaaagatgCATCTGTTTTCTTAAGCTTTGTGTTGTTCTACTTTGGTACTTCAGACTTTGTCAATTCTTTCAAATTTGATTAGATTTCctttgatgatagtatatataCATGCATTTACCTTATGTATTTGGTCTAGATTAGGCGGATTTATGGTTGATATTGATTTCCTTTGCGtttatattgatttttgtttgtttttaaatgTTTCTCTTTGTGTGTGGAATGACTAATGAGATGTGTGCACCATGCTGAACTTGCAAAGGCCTTTACTTCTCTACAATTTGTTATGTCAAGATATTGTGTATTCAACCTTACATTTGCTATTGCATGGTCAAATCTTGCCGGTCTGTTCGTGGAACCTGGTAATTTCAACAGAGCCCTACAATAAAACAAGGTTTGTCTCACTTTCATATTCACGTGCTTGAGTGAACTTTACATAGGAGCCTTTTATAAATCAGACTGTCCAATTAGCTTTGATGAACCTACCTTTGCtacttttgttttcttattattgctaacaagtttttttaaaaaaatattattgttaacCAGCTTATTAAGGTTCATTGCCATTGTTTTTAAAAAAGCTTTAGTTTTCCATAAGTTGTATAACCTTTGTAGAACTATGATATAGTAGGATGTGATGATGGGTATCTTTTTAAAATCATTGATGATAACATGTCATGACTCTTGACTCATGAACAGTCATTGATATAATGTATCATAATTGGTTTGcaaattttattatatcaaCAAGactgaatttttaaattttttttattctcgtTTTATTTCTCTCCGTTCAATTAACATGAGTCATTTTGAACTCAGGTTCCTCCACCGTTACCTAACAAGTGTGATTGGGAAATCGATCCTTATGAGCTcgacttttaaaattattcgcGAATTGGAAAGGTATTACCTCAtgcattttattcattttaatcaGTGTGATCATGTTGTACCATATGAAAGACtgtcatatttattaaaatCCTGACCCGAGGACCTAATTGGTTTTGGATCCCATATTTCACTCTTTTGAGCAtgtttttatgtcattttccCTAACCTTCTTCCAAACATACTTTTGTACTGGTGCTTTATGACTACCACCCATCTCTTCGTCCTTGCCCCGGCTGGACCACTGCTCTTTTTTCTCTTGTTTCTCCTTCATCCTAGTATATATGATATGCTGGTTCTTTTGACTCGGTGACTTGTTCGTCCGAGTTGTGTGGCTTAGTTGCAGGTgctggtttggtttggtttgggtggtgtatatatatatatatatatataggttgtATTTTCCTTTTTGTGGCTTAGTTGCAGGTgctggtttggtttggtttgggtggtgtatatatatataggttgtattttccttttttctgCCCTACCTATATCATGAACTGTTGTATTTCATTGAGAATCACTTTGGCGTATTCCCTtgagtttgaaatttgtttttactCTTTGAATTGCCTCATGATTaatttagccacttttgtgtaTAATTTCCAGGTTGTTACTGATGATTTGAAAGTGCCTAAAAGTACAAGTGTCTATTATGGTACTCTTTGCAACcttcaattttaataatataccATATTAATTATTGCTCCAATACAAACTGTAATTGATAACATCTTAAGAAATTTGATAGTAAAAAGGGTAGTTGCTTTATGTAGAACACGGTAATTAGTAGATCATGAAACCGTTAATGTCCATTGAATATATGGAAGTTTGAGTTGAACCtaataaagttaatttatttgagtaacttataatgatgttataggGCTATACTTGTGTTGCATGACATGAAAGGAAGATCAAAAGAAATGCAACTTGTAAAAAGGATGCTTCGTAAGTTATCAAGACATGTAGTAATCAACACTATGCAAACACCGTCGTCACGATTTTGTCttacaaattatatatttggttTTGATAGTTTTTTGGTGGACTTTACTTTCAATTTGTTAGACATAtacttagttttttttcttagtGTTATTGTTGTATGACATAATGGTTGTCACTTTTAAGATTCTCAAAATTCACACTACCTTTAATTTATTTGTGGGTTGATCTATTGTGGTTGTCACTTTGTAATATATGACTATGACTATTGTTTTATGGATCTATGTGGTTGGGAGAGAATtttactgaatttttttttttttttttaaataaaataaactagcGTCCGCCAAACTGACTCTATTGGCAAACAAATAGCTTCAGTACAAAGAAGACGCTAGAAATAGTGTCCGCCAAACGGACTCTATACGCAACATTGAATAAAACCAAACCTTACGCATAGCGTCACACAAAAATGGATGCTACTAGCGTCTGCCGTATACTATGATTGTAGCTTCGGCACAGCGTCGCCACGGGCGGACGCCTAATAGCGTCTACTGGACGCAACTGTCTTGCTTCGGGCATTTAAGCGTCTATCGCGTCATGGACGCTAAGCTGACGCTAAATACCTTGTAGCATCCGCTTTTGGCCATTTAGCGTCTCATTTTGGCCGACGCTCCAAAgcagttttcttgtagtggatAACGTTTATATAACTAAATGATTGAGGGCAGAGACATCTCATTGGGCTTAACTGAATGGTCTAACTCATCATGGTCCATTCAGAAACAAGAGtccaatcaaataattcatcaataattaaGTGTTTAATATAATAGACCATAATTTatatgaataataatttttaataattgattATTGTCAATCCATAATTGATTACTTAAATAATTAATCCAACAGTCTAGCCAAAAATTGTTCCTACCagaaatcgaactcgggttctctgAGCAATTCCAACAGCAAAGGATAAGGTTATAAAGAAAGACTGACTTAAACTAAGATACCAGCAtcctaaaattaatttatcaggCTAAAACTAACCTAAGGTGAAAAAGATCATTAAAGCATTAGTGACATCTTACAATAAATTAATCTATTATTTCTCTTCAGTGATTATCTTCtattctaaattaaaaatagaatagatatagattatAATTTGTTCGATTCTGACTAAAATAAAAGCAAGCCTTTGAAATAAGAACTTGATTAAGGAAGATGATGACTTcctcaatttaattatttatcctCTATTCCTCTATATGTTACTACTATCCAACTACAGACACCTAACTGATTTGAATAAAAACATTTTACACACTTGCATCAATTTACTCATAGTTCATACATGTTAAAGAATAAATGTAGATCCTATGTTTGTTTCTCTTAAGCATCATGTTAAAGATTTCATTAAAACAAATTGAATTTCATAATAGAAACACGAACACTTCACGCattaggcgtgtcccggtgtcggaTGCAACACCAACGCCACAACGATATTTATAGTTACATTGAATTGtttcattttatcaaattattttcagtGTCGACGTGTAAGTGTAAGTGTCTATGTCGTGTCTGGTATATATGTTTCATGGCATAAAACCACGAGGATTTATTGACATTGGAGTATGTTAATTCATACAAATACTAATGTATACTAATAATGTCAAGTTACCAGTATTACAACAATCACTAAACtatgaaaaaattgaatgaattaTGAATACCTAGTGCTTGGGGAGCCTTCTGCGAATAGCTCTGGTCTTCTTTGGGCGGAGATCAAGTGGCAAGTacttcttattcttataaaccTCTCTCAATGCAGCTTTCTGCTTCTGAGAAAGCACTGTGAAAACCTGAGCAATAGACAACCTCACCACCTTACTGCAAAACCAAAAtgattcaaaaaaacaaaacaaaacatcgTTGAATTATACGGATGCATCTCTGAGAACCGTGACTATTGAGACGATGCAAATATGATGAATAATATATTGAGACTTTGGGTTTGGGTCattattttggttttaattGGGCCTTATTTTACCCATTTGGGccatattgatttttttttttatgcaatgagctgaggatcgaactcaTGATTTATAGCGTACTTCCCAAACTCTAtatcactagaccaaacttagtggcttaaattttttattcattttaactATGATTGGAcaaaattactaataaaaaacggtaaaataaaatagaaatgttaaccaaaaataatatgGTCCCCAAAAATACCTTCACTCTTTTCAAAACTCTACGAAAACTATTCATTTGTTAGGTTTCGTGTTCGTTTGAATCCCTATCACAGTTGTCTGTACTTCTTCATCGTGTTTGTATCAAAATTGGACAATCTAATTGTTTGGTACCATCAGCATTGCGACTAACATGGAATGGAAACGATTTTGGGgttatgattttgattttggggTTTcagttttataaatttgtagaggaagcttgtaagcaattccaaattgtgaacttagtcaagTGTTGGCTAGGTATTAGTTTCTTAGGAGGGTGTCTCCATCTTTGATCATTATAAAGTTGACAGCAACACGATATGTGTTGTTAGATGGAATTGGGACAGGGTCTCATGTCTAGGAGGTTcctaggtaggattgcacgggtagtgtctaggcgataagtcaagtaccgggtgttggtagagggctttgaactagaactattatagtggattcattcttGGATTGGTATCCCTCAGATTAGGTGATGTTGCACCGAACTGagttaacaaacgatctgtcttatttatcttcctgcacttaatttatttttaacttgtctattgtgttctGTACGTGGATTCATTCccggattggtatcccccagattaggtgaTGTAGCATCTTTCCACCTGCCTGCCAGAATTTCACAGAGTATGTCTGTGGGTAGGTGACTAGTTTTAGGCAAACGTGacaacttataatttaggggTCCCCAAGGCAATGAGACCAAAGTTTTAACGAAAAAGTGAAGTTCTCGATCATAGTGTCTAAATAAAGTAAGGTAACCTTTAACCAGGCTCTGTAGaagcttgtaatagaaataagCACAGATAATAAATACATCACACCTATTTTCAATAGTTTAAATCCTATGAGAGAGAAATAATTGAGcaaccaagcaggagtaagggagggatccgaccacacttaaccaccacGTGTGGTCACACCCACAACATTTAATTTTCAGTCATTTAATTTCCGCATTTATTTCCTGTATTTACTAAAGTACCCGCAAATATACCTTcttaaacaaacaaagcgaatgaTACTATCTATATTCCTAAGTGAAACTAGTAACCTTGGCACAATCTATGTGGataacgataacttatcactttattacttggtagcgattctgtgcacttgcagaaccaccgtcaaCAACACAGAAAACTTGGCAGGCAGATCATGATTCTATTTTCGCCTTCGTTTTCTACTAATCTTACCGTAGCTAAATATCAGGACACAAAAGTTCCCCGTCGAATAACATACTGCAACTAACCCATGGTTACTAAACAACACTGGTAGCTGCGGTAAGATTAGTCGACGGCGGACTATTAGGCCACCTAGGCACGAAACGATAAAAACTAAacactataaacactaaaaaaaattaaccgaAGAAGAGGAGTGGGAGAAGAGAAGTGTGAATTTTATTCACGGAATGAGTCTATTTATAGCCCTCCTGGCCGCACCTGTGACCAATTAAAATTGGCCACGTGGCAGGCCTTTGACTGGTCGGGAGGACTTGACCACCGACTGTTTCGCGACTTAGGTCACGGACGTAAAACGTAGGGTGGTCACGACTTAGGTAGCGGAAgtaagtttgacaaaaaagCATCAGAGTAAGTGAATGAACAAAGTTGCGATCAATTTGAATATTTCATCTAAATCTTCTTGCTCTTATTATTGAATAAACTACCTAGTTAACTACCGAGCCCcgtagtagtaataataaatgaTGGTGGCTCAGCATTCTGCTTCTTCTACCATCGACCGGCTCAGTAGTATAAGACCTTTCCCCTTTGTGTAATTGTGGTAGAATCTTTTTCGACCAATCTTACCGCAACCAATTTGAACACAACAAGTCCTTCGTCGACTAACCACCGACGAAGGACCGTGCGAAAATTTACACGAGAGATGAGAAAATTTAAACAAACCAAGCAACAAAATATGCAACAAAACCTAAGTGGGAGAGGTGTGTGCCTTCGGTGAACGTGGCTATTTATATGCAATTTTGCCGCACCAAGGGCCAATTAAAATTGGCCACTTGGCATTCCTTTGACTAGTGCAGGTGCTTTAGACCACAGACGATTATGCGACTTAGGTAACGGACGTTAGGGAGAAATTACTCATTTTACAACATCAACAACTTAAGTCGCAAAGGGTAAAATGGGAAAAACGTAGGGACGCTAACTACCagtagggtgacaaaagtaaCTCCCTTATTGTAATGCATACTGAATTTCACTTCAATCGTCTTCTGCCACAGTGAAAATCTCATCCAGGTTCTCCTACTTTTCTTTTCCTCCGCCCTTTATTCTTTTCCTTTTGAAGAGGCTTGAAGATATGATTAACTATATTGAATattgtaattgttttttgtGTATGTTCTAATCATGTTATGTTAGTTAGATATTATATGTGAAAATGTTTTGATTGAGATGCTAGAAGGTTCTATGTTACAGTGATTTCATTTTACTATGCACACTTTTTAATTTTCAgttaggtatatatatataactagtACGATGCTCTATAAACTCCGTTtctaatgtttattttatcTGCGTGTTTAGTGAGAAGCTGTTGTTTGGATCTGGAGTGAGATCAACCAAACCCTAATTGACTTAGAAGGATGACCGAACTTTTTTTCGATGACTTTTTTAAGGTTGAGGGTCTAAACCCATATAACGAAAAGTATGACAAGGGTATGTGTATCTCTcgattctttttttgttttatttttgaagaataaagcaaaaaatatattcaaattgCATTCAAGTTATGGCTATGCAAAGTTATTTTAATGAGTTAATTATGTGATTTAATACTGGGGTGAAGCAGTACCTCTCAACAGAAATCATAGATGGTTAGGTGCTATGTGTTCTTTTTTGTTATCTATTTGAAATTACAAGTGGTTGCAGATCCGGGGTGATTCCACCGCCCAGCAAGCCCGGGCACTTGTCGAGCTCTCCCAAAAATTTGGTATTTTTAGGGATTAGTTTAGGACAAAACTGAGACTTTTTGTTCAAAACTGAGATTTTGCCTGGGCTTTATAAATTTCATGGTTCCGCCACTCTTGCAGATGGATATGTGATATTTACTGACGAATTATATGCGTGACTAAATAAGAGCATCATATATTGAACAGAAACCAATCAAGTAAATTGAGGAAAAACTAAGTTTTGCTTTGTATGTAAGATGCACTAAATTGCTCTGTAAGCAAAGTGTTATACAATATGCAataattatactattttttggACACTCATTTCTACTTGGTTGCATTTTTAGTGATATAGCTATGTAATCCTATCTGTTTTGTATGCGTGCTTTACTCCtgtttacatttttttgaaACTTCAATTAATCTAGTTTAAGTTGGTATGACTACACATAGTGATATAACAATGCAATCCTCTCTATTTGTATGTCTGCTTTTCTCCTGTCTACATTCTTTTGAAACTTGAATTAATCAAGTTTAAGTTGgtatgaatttatgaatatCTTCTTGTAGTTTCTCGGATTGTTGCACGAAGTGAGAAGCATAACATGTACATGCTGCTAGATGTAAATACTGAGATTTATCCTTTAAACATAGGCGAAAGATTCTTGTTGGCTTTGTCTCCATCGCTTGTTTTAAATACTAAGGTAAATTTAATGTTCATTACATTTGTGGTTCCATGCTCTATTATATCCCGATATAGAAGCAATTAtttatctatataatataatgcaACTTAATATCTGTTTGATCGTTTGTGGACCCATCCGATAAAACTGTTTTGTTGATGTCACATATATGTGGATTGTGGAGGTTCTTTCTGCTGGTGCTAACTAAgaagtttatcattttttacttattttttgatACATTgtattcaaaatttgaaataacTCTTACCCAAGTGTTTGTTACCTATATTTCGTATCTGGGGTCAGTCAAAGTAATTTCAGATTGGCAAGGCACTAAGTTTAATGTATTAAATGTCTTACATGCGTCGAAATCTGTTTGTAGTTGACCAAGCTGAGAAAGATCCAAAAAATTGCTGTTAAATGGTCATATCTAAAAGAACAGTGAATTCcctgaaaaagaaataaaatcagTATGGTCTCTCACATCAATACTCCTAGGTTATCTACCTTCAAATACATTAAGTTGAAGCCAGAGCTAATAATTCTAAAGCCAGCAAACTATATGTGATTAAGAATTTCTTGGTGTCATAAGTAAGAAGTAAAGACAAATTGTAATTACTATATTATGTTACTGAGATTTTCAGTTAGAATAACGTTTGTTCTGTGTTATATACAATAGTATCTGTTAAAGCAgtttaaatgattttatttgTCTTGAGTAATGGATAACTGGATATTGCCATTACACTGAATTGATTTTGCCTCCAGGACGGCCCAGTTTCAATTCAAGAAAAGTTTGAATACATCATGCACGGAAGGTTATATGACATTACATCTTATGGTCTTTCATTATCTCCACCGGAAGTGTATGTAAATGTTTCCTATGTTATACTGTTGTGTTAATTTTATTGTCATCAGAAATATCACTTAGGAATGTAGGATGTTATTACTGTCTTCTTAATTGAACAAGTTTCAGTATATTTCTGTTTTCTTCTTGCTAAATTAATCAAACCTTTGTTACTATAATTGGATTGCATGCAACCTAATAAAGTGCACTTTGAAGGGTCTTCAGGGTTATAGGAATAACGAACATGCAAGTTCtgttatatgaaaataatatatgattGGTAGGCTTTTAGGTGCTAATATATTTGAGATTTTGGACTCTATTGTAATGCCTTTGCCTGTTAGtctagtttttataaaaaaaaaatggtgggATTGTTTCTTCTACTTTCGTAATTTCTATTTGGAAATGCATGAATCCTTTggcttatttttgttttatgagaCTGGCCAATTCTCTAACTTAGCTTTTTTATCTTGCTCCAGGGAAGTATATGCATCATATGGCGGACTTCAGATGATGCTGAGAGGGGATCCTTCCCACTGTGTCAAGTTTGCGGTAGATCAGAACTTGTATTTGCTTATTAGGAAAGCGTGAAAGTTGAACTGTTGAATGTTGATATTATCTCCTGGCTGTTGCATACATCCATTAGTGGCATTTTTTTGCGAGATCAGCTTTCTGTTTTGAGTGATTCTCCGAAAGCTTTTCTTGAGTATATTGATTTTTTAGGCATGGAAATActataaaatttcaaaagttaaTTTAAAGAGAAAATTACATCGACCTCCCCTTAGCTTCTTCCCTCACGAGCAAGCCATGTGAAATTCTCGTATGCTGACAATTTCATCGCCACCGCCGCGACCCTCTTGCTGTATTTGATAGTTGAATCATGCATTTGACTCTGTCACCCACGTCAATGATAACATTTTAAACCAGCAAATTGAGCCTCATATAATGTTTACTCCATTCTGATGTTAGACCCTTTTCATATTACCCAGCTAGCTAAACACCAACTCTCATCTTCAAGAAAACACCATACCCCATATTGTTCAGATTCCTATATAGGCATAACTCTAAGTAATCGTCATCAACGTAGACCTAAGTGGTCATATAAATTGGATCTTGGGGAACCATCACAAGTGTGGCCAGCCTATATTTAAACGAGAATTCTGTGTCGTCCAGCGGAGCCTAGAAGGTGACTCGTGCAGACAACCAACTCCTTTTCAATAGAAAGGAATAGCCAAACCAACCCTGCTGGCTGGTCAATCTCAAAGATCTTATCGGCCTGCCGGCAAACCTCTCATTTAAAGAGAGAACAAAACAAATGCTAAAAATGATGAAATTGGGAACATTGTCAACAACATCAAACACGTTGTAATTGCATGAAACTAACAAACAGTGACAGGGAATTATGCAAATTCGTGACCCAACCACTGCGACTGCGTACCTTTTCTACTTATGGGTATCATCTCTTTTGTACCATCAACCTTTAGCTTCCATACTCTGAGAGAAATGTATGCACCACAACAGCAATTCATCACGGTAGAGatcaacttaaaaaaattcggtttctagaAACCGGTTTTTTTTTTAGCGTTAGATGGGTGAAAAAGAAACATGGGGTCTAATAAGAAGCCATCAATGTCTATGCCTAGGGTCGGCCCTGATGTAGGCGTTGCCCGATGGTAGCACCATGGTCTTGCATTCTACAATGGAGACATCGAGGAAAATTTTtcatcccacccactcactttctcacctaccccctgttttttcatttttgcccttggtcaaaaaattcagaacgcgttttccgaatttttttagttcaaatttggaaaaaattcggaaaacacattccgaagttgtttttaaaggcaGAAAAatttcggaaaacgcgttccgaattttttgacctagggcaaaaatggaaaaacagggggtaggtgagaaagtgagtgggtgggatgagaaattttcgttGGTTTCATTACTTTTTGGTATAATTAAGaggaaatataaataaaagtgtaTGGAAGGCTAGTTAATTATGTCGCAGGTGAGTTAGGCCGAAGAAAGTGGAGTTTCATGCAGGATGTGTATAGTAGAGTTTCTATAGGTAGCCTTTGTGGCTTGGtttatttttagcctgtgtAGCTTGAGCCTTTGTGGTTggttttacttttagcctgtgtggctagTTTACTTTGAGTCTGTGTGGCTGGTTTTTCTCATTGGTATGAGACTTATTATCCGGATCATTATTATCTTATATAGGGTGGTTTTAGTTGCATTGCATTTAGAGAGAGAATAATTAACAACAGTAGTAAGTAATGATTTTGGTCACAAAAGAATCAACGAAAATGATTAGAAAAAAAAGGGATATAAGGATTAATAGTAGTATGTAGCAAAATGGATTAATGCTGTTTCTTCTCGTCTTTTGGCTGGTCATGTGATTTTGGATGTGTGTTAAAATGTACTACATTACTCTATTGATCTTACTCCGTTTCTTCCGATTGTACTCTAATCACCAAAAagtttttagaaaaactaataattatataaagtgttttgttattattttataacattttcttgtggtgagtatgattcaatatggataaggaaattgactcattttttgtttaatatagggattttacaatttttaaaataatatagggattgtaaaaattgttattatttAATACATTTTTGGGGTCAATttgcaaatatttttaaaaaatagtaattaaatgacatttttaaaaCTAATGTCACATCAGATGGGTTGAGTAGCCAATTCTCATAAAATAGATAGATAATAATTTGcctttagggcccgtttggtgcacaggataagagacagaataggataactgtatcatatcctgccgcaatccagtgtttggtgatacaacaggatatgataagttaatcctgaagcttatcctatcctatctctctagttataattcttatcctgaatttgagctggtttaccagcaggataggataagaaaaaaaattactgatttattttataaaatatattttaaaatacataaaataaaattaataaaatataaataataaaataattaatttttaaatatatatatatatatatgtgtgtgtaattttctcacaggggtaattttgtaatttatatattctaaaaaatcaaaattttactaaaattataatattttaaagtaaaatgattattaaaaaattgacaaatagggatattaatttaaattttataaaaaattaaatataattcttttgcaatagtagttttattatttacgtatgagatgtatcatatatttatttggcttatctaacatgtatatattattgagttatttatttgatcatgattcatataaaaaattaaacttgattattttctcatgatttttattttaaattatataaagttatttgattacttatttatattttttatttataacattcaaagtattacaaaataatttttaaaaaataacaattattttacaagagtaattttgtcaattaaatatgttatataacttatcatattattatgagcaaatatgtattaaaaacaaa
Coding sequences within it:
- the LOC123899631 gene encoding DNA-directed RNA polymerases II, IV and V subunit 8B-like, producing MTELFFDDFFKVEGLNPYNEKYDKVSRIVARSEKHNMYMLLDVNTEIYPLNIGERFLLALSPSLVLNTKDGPVSIQEKFEYIMHGRLYDITSYGLSLSPPEVEVYASYGGLQMMLRGDPSHCVKFAVDQNLYLLIRKA